The following are encoded in a window of Carya illinoinensis cultivar Pawnee chromosome 15, C.illinoinensisPawnee_v1, whole genome shotgun sequence genomic DNA:
- the LOC122297399 gene encoding uncharacterized protein LOC122297399: MDYQHFSHQHPLMLVLVNKVNDDYYEDCEICGEILRVSDHYKCKECSFYIHKSCAEYPRELEHPLHPKHLLFLELHSRNTCANCSSTMMNFKYTCSHCNFYLCPKCAFLPLTKKVENHDHSFNLMQKLLPFTCDHCLKKDNSMPYFCPTCLFMVHPKCTSLPLNVPPSTKQVEIHDHPLTLVPSFLISLTCNVCGDKIKDRFYFCATCSFVVHPDCALLPSISKVIRHKHPLNLIHSLPADQSEHRVCQLCATKVDTNFWLYCCSSQDFVAHLHCATSKEERDETFVLNSKEDHHDKSIDLLAYTVKKTKLEGDGTEINTEIKHLNHEHDLKLMTDKHGIDQKCDACIQSIFPPFYACAQCGLFLHKSCVELPRNLRHSLHQHPLKLFLREQKPFRCDACALPCNGFDYRCDECDFDLDVQCSLIPDILTHPNHGQHQLILARSSEDKVCSACGSSSKHKFSCVDCGFTLDFKCLTQPQTIYYKEHDHPFTLCSILEDVSGEYYCDICEEKRDQKYWFYYCVDCSYPAHPECILGKYRNLKFGKTFKYDFHQHPLALVQKTSQHLKCGDIANLIDLVYECAECNFIVHRRCI, translated from the coding sequence ATGGACTATCAACATTTCAGCCACCAGCATCCCTTAATGTTAGTCCTCGTCAACAAAGTGAATGATGATTATTATGAAGACTGTGAGATATGTGGTGAAATATTAAGGGTTTCTGATCATTACAAATGCAAAGAGTGCAGTTTCTACATACATAAATCATGTGCTGAATATCCCCGTGAGTTGGAGCACCCTTTACATCCCAAACATCTTCTTTTCCTCGAATTACATTCTAGGAATACATGCGCTAATTGCAGCTCTACTAtgatgaattttaaatatacttgttctcattgtaatttttatctttgtCCAAAATGTGCATTTCTACCGCTCaccaaaaaagttgaaaatcacGACCATTCATTTAACCTTATGCAAAAACTACTGCCATTCACATGTGATCATTGTTTGAAGAAAGACAATAGCATGCCTTACTTTTGTCCCACCTGTTTATTTATGGTCCACCCAAAATGTACATCTTTACCATTGAATGTACCACCATCAACCAAACAAGTTGAAATTCACGACCATCCACTAACCCTTGTGCCAAGTTTTCTGATCTCCCTCACTTGCAATGTTTGTGGGGATAAAATTAAGGATAGGTTTTACTTTTGTGCAACTTGTTCATTTGTGGTCCACCCAGATTGTGCCCTTTTACCATCAATCTCCAAAGTAATAAGGCACAAGCACCCTCTCAATCTCATCCACTCTCTTCCAGCTGACCAATCTGAACATAGAGTGTGCCAACTATGTGCTACGAAGGTGGACACGAACTTTTGGCTTTATTGTTGCTCAAGTCAAGATTTTGTTGCTCATCTTCATTGTGCTACAAGCAAGGAAGAAAGAGATGAAACATTTGTGTTGAACTCTAAAGAGGATCATCATGATAAATCTATTGACTTATTGGCATACACTGTCAAAAAGACCAAACTAGAAGGAGATGGAACTGAAATAAATACAGAAATCAAGCATCTCAATCATGAACATGACTTAAAACTCATGACCGACAAGCATGGGATCGACCAAAAGTGTGATGCGTGCATACAGTCTATCTTTCCTCCATTTTATGCATGTGCTCAATGTGGATTATTTCTTCACAAATCTTGTGTTGAGTTACCAAGAAATTTGCGACACTCACTTCACCAACACCCTCTCAAGCTCTTCTTGAGAGAACAAAAGCCTTTTCGATGTGATGCTTGTGCGCTTCCATGTAATGGCTTTGATTATCGTTGTGATGAATGTGACTTTGACCTTGATGTGCAATGCAGTTTAATCCCTGATATCCTTACACATCCTAATCATGGACAACACCAACTAATTCTTGCTAGGTCATCAGAAGATAAAGTGTGTAGTGCTTGTGGATCAAGTAGTAAACACAAATTTAGTTGTGTTGATTGTGGATTCACTCTAGACTTCAAGTGTTTGACACAACCGCAAACGATATACTACAAGGAACATGATCATCCATTCACACTTTGTTCTATTTTAGAAGATGTCTCTGGTGAATATTACTGTGACATTTGTGAAGAAAAGCGAGATCAAAAGTACTGGTTCTATTATTGTGTTGATTGCAGTTATCCTGCTCATCCTGAATGCATTCTCGGGAAATACAGAAATCTCAAGTTTGGAAAAACTTTCAAGTATGATTTTCACCAGCATCCTCTTGCTTTGGTTCAAAAGACTTCTCAACACTTGAAATGTGGTGATATTGCTAATCTCATAGATTTAGTTTATGAATGTGCCGAGTGTAATTTCATTGTTCATAGAAGGTGCATATGA